One segment of Gasterosteus aculeatus chromosome 3, fGasAcu3.hap1.1, whole genome shotgun sequence DNA contains the following:
- the fem1a gene encoding protein fem-1 homolog A, whose amino-acid sequence MDVPTAVFNAARDGKLKLIQKLLSNKSPEELEALAEEKTQGGTALLVASRYGHLEVVDYLLDHCRANVELGGAVNFDGETIEGAPPLWAASAAGHLPVVKALLKRGASVNNATLTNSTPLRAACFDGHLEIVRYLVEHRADMEVANRHGHTCLMISCYKGQKEIAKFLLDRGADVNRKSVKGNTALHDCAESGSLDIMKMLLKCNARMERDGYGMTPLLAASVTGHTNIVEYLAHQPRTSREDRVDALELLGATFVDKKRDLLGAMRYWRRAMELRQPGDKAGSLGKPPPGPPVLAYGCAQEVGTAEELEALITDPDEMRMQALLVRERILGPSHPDTSYYIRYRGAVYADSGNFERCISLWKYALDMQQSNLDPLSPMTASSFLSFAELFSFVLQDRAKGTLSTRVTFHDLMTVLGKSVREVERAVAQKDNPPEAPQFTKALSIILHLIFLLEKLECSPEQEHQKKHTVYRLLKLNPRGRSGFTPLHMAVDKETTSVGRYPVGRFPSQAVAALLLECGADVDSRDGENNTPLHVASNNGCPEIMALLMKAGAHFDATNAQRKTAYELLDEQSGGHPALCPLNHVTLQCLAARAIEKHRLPYRGLISEEMEAFIELH is encoded by the coding sequence ATGGATGTACCGACGGCGGTTTTCAACGCGGCCAGAGACGGTAAGCTGAAACTTATCCAGAAGTTGCTGAGCAACAAAAGtccagaggagctggaggcttTAGCCGAGGAGAAGACGCAGGGAGGCACCGCTCTGCTGGTGGCCTCCCGCTACGGACACCTGGAGGTCGTGGACTACCTCCTCGACCACTGCCGAGCCAACGTCGAACTCGGCGGCGCGGTCAACTTCGACGGCGAGACCATCGAGGGGGCTCCGCCGCTGTGGGCGGCCTCGGCCGCCGGTCACCTCCCCGTGGTGAAGGCGCTCCTGAAGCGGGGCGCCTCGGTGAACAACGCGACGCTCACCAACTCCACGCCGCTGCGGGCCGCCTGCTTCGACGGCCACCTGGAGATCGTCCGCTACCTGGTGGAGCACAGGGCCGACATGGAGGTGGCCAACCGCCACGGGCACACCTGTCTCATGATCTCCTGTTACAAGGGCCAGAAGGAGATCGCCAAGTTCCTCCTGGACCGCGGCGCCGACGTCAACCGCAAGAGCGTGAAGGGAAACACCGCCCTGCACGACTGCGCCGAGTCGGGCAGCCTGGACATCATGAAGATGCTGCTCAAGTGCAACGCGCGCATGGAGAGGGACGGCTACGGGATGACCCCGCTGCTCGCCGCCAGCGTCACGGGTCACACCAACATTGTGGAGTACCTCGCCCACCAGCCTCGCACCTCCAGGGAGGACCGCGTCGACGCCCTGGAACTGCTCGGGGCCACTTTCGTGGACAAGAAGCGGGATCTGCTGGGGGCCATGAGGTACTGGAGGAGAGCGATGGAGCTGAGGCAACCGGGGGACAAAGCGGGCTCCTTGGGCAAGCCGCCACCCGGCCCCCCGGTCCTTGCCTACGGCTGCGCGCAGGAGGTGGGCACagcggaggagctggaggctctGATCACAGACCCCGATGAGATGAGGATGCAGGCTTTGTTGGTTCGCGAGCGCATCCTGGGGCCGTCGCACCCGGACACCTCCTATTACATCCGTTACCGGGGGGCCGTGTACGCGGACTCGGGCAACTTTGAACGCTGCATCAGCCTTTGGAAATATGCTTTGGACATGCAGCAGAGCAACCTGGACCCTCTCAGCCCCATGACGGCCTCCAGTTTCCTGTCTTTTGCGGAGCTCTTCTCTTTTGTCCTTCAAGACCGGGCCAAAGGCACCCTGTCCACCCGCGTCACCTTCCACGATCTGATGACCGTGCTGGGGAAAAGTGTGAGGGAGGTCGAGCGAGCCGTGGCGCAGAAGGACAATCCCCCCGAGGCTCCTCAGTTCACCAAAGCGCTGTCCATCATCCTccacctcatcttcctcctggaGAAGCTGGAGTGCAGCCCCGAGCAGGAGCATCAGAAGAAGCACACCGTGTACCGCCTGCTGAAGCTGAACCCCCGAGGCCGCAGCGGCTTCACCCCCCTGCACATGGCCGTGGACAAGGAGACCACGTCCGTCGGCCGCTACCCCGTCGGCCGCTTCCCCTCGCAGGCGGTGGCGGCGCTGCTCCTGGAGTGCGGCGCGGACGTGGACTCGCGCGACGGCGAGAACAACACGCCGCTGCACGTGGCCAGCAACAACGGCTGCCCGGAGATTATGGCGCTGCTCATGAAGGCCGGGGCGCACTTCGACGCCACAAACGCACAGAGGAAGACGGCGTACGAGCTGCTGGACGAGCAGAGCGGCGGGCACCCGGCCCTCTGCCCGCTGAACCATGTCACCCTGCAGTGCCTGGCGGCGCGCGCCATTGAGAAGCACAGACTGCCCTACAGGGGACTCATCTCTGAGGAGATGGAGGCTTTCATCGAACTGCACTGA
- the LOC120816572 gene encoding C2 calcium-dependent domain-containing protein 4C gives MWLLEKLRSSVENSGTHSRTPRTIEAIPVSVYANVLTPQKIPDFFIPPKLICCPPEESPTPEPQHLSALRPSVSDQAICSQSPRARSSKNPCSPGLFSRLGGDARNLQKSANRHIIQVESADEPVAGSADGARGNTNADPQSQTAMSLPYVPKAQTSYGFSTLVESPHTRRKESLFHSDPGSPLTSPNSQRRSQGGTLLAPADPNPYRYFSGGESDTCSSAESSPFTSPLLSRSASLLRSITQETHAKMSRAKRSLARHSSVSTDECSSADNSPNMQRRHMRCPRSPAFRGCKGSGSRGAASDLQQREHTINLHKGGTMRLSTHYDPEAARLRVRLLTAEALYDKQTDIKSINCCVALYLNPGKQQKQRSTIIKNSRNPVFNEDFFFDALPQTQVKSLAMKIKVVNKGTSLRRNVLLGEREVLLSELLADL, from the exons ATGTGGCTGCTGGAGAAGCTCCGGAGCTCTGTGGAGAACAGTGGAACACATTCCCGGACCCCCCGGACCATAGAGGCCATTCCTGTCTCCGTTTATGCCAACGTCCTTACTCCACAAAAGATCCCTGACTTCTTTATCCCCCCTAAACTCATTTGCTGCCCACCAGAAGAGTCTCCAACGCCGGAGCCTCAGCACCTATCTGCCTTACGACCCTCCGTGTCTGACCAGGCCATCTGCAGCCAGAGCCCCAGAGCCCGGAGCAGCAAGAACCCCTGCAGCCCTGGGCTCTTTTCGCGCCTGGGGGGGGACGCGCGCAATCTCCAGAAGTCCGCCAACCGTCACATCATCCAAGTGGAGAGCGCTGACGAGCCGGTTGCCGGGTCTGCGGACGGGGCCCGGGGCAACACTAACGCCGACCCCCAGTCACAGACTGCAATGTCTCTGCCTTATGTCCCCAAGGCTCAGACTTCATATGGCTTTTCCACCCTGGTGGAGTCTCCTCATACCCGCCGCAAGGAGAGCCTGTTCCACAGCGACCCCGGCAGCCCTCTCACCTCCCCAAACTCCCAGAGACGCTCCCAAGGGGGGACCCTTCTGGCCCCGGCTGACCCCAACCCATACCGCTATTTCAGTGGCGGAGAGAGCGACACCTGCTCCTCAGCGGAGTCGTCCCCCTTCACCTCGCCGCTGCTGTCCcgctctgcctccctcctgcgCTCCATTACCCAGGAGACACACGCCAAG ATGTCTCGTGCCAAGCGCTCCCTGGCACGCCACAGTTCCGTCTCCACCGATGAGTGCAGCTCGGCAGACAACAGCCCCAACATGCAGCGGCGCCACATGCGCTGCCCTCGCTCGCCTGCCTTCCGTGGATGCAAGGGCAGCGGCTCCAGGGGAGCGGCGTCGGACCTCCAGCAGCGTGAGCACACTATCAACCTCCACAAGGGGGGGACCATGAGGCTGAGCACCCACTACGACCCAGAGGCAGCTCGGCTGAGGGTGCGCTTGCTCACGGCCGAGGCCCTTTACGACAAGCAGACCGACATCAAAAGCATCAACTGCTGCGTGGCGCTCTACCTCAACCCCGGCAAGCAGCAGAAACAGAGGAGCACCATCATCAAGAACAGCAGGAATCCGGTGTTCAAcgaagactttttttttgacGCGCTGCCCCAGACGCAGGTGAAGAGCCTGGCCATGAAGATAAAGGTGGTGAACAAAGGAACGAGTCTGAGGAGAAACGTGCTTCTAGGGGAAAGGGAGGTGCTGCTCAGTGAGCTGCTGGCGGACCTCTAG
- the LOC120815942 gene encoding phospholipid hydroperoxide glutathione peroxidase-like isoform X1 codes for MTSVSMRLWRPTVLLALIGSGGFHRSMCAQVSDWQSAKSIYEFNAADIDGNEVSLEKYKGNVCIIVNVASKUGKTKVNYTQLAGMHASYAEQGLRIMGFPCNQFGGQEPGTDADIKEFAKGYNAEFDLFSKIEVNGDNAHPLWKWMKAQPKGKGSFGNNIKWNFTKFLINKEGQVVKRYGPTDDPSVVEKDLPTYM; via the exons ATGACTTCCGTCAGCATGAGGCTGTGGAGACCGACCGTGCTGCTGGCGCTGATAGGGAGCGGAGGATTTCACAGGAGCATG TGCGCGCAGGTGAGCGACTGGCAGAGTGCCAAGTCCATCTACGAGTTCAATGCCGCTGACATCGACGGCAACGAGGTGTCCCTCGAGAAATACAA aGGGAATGTGTGCATCATTGTGAATGTAGCCTCTAAATGAGGAAAGACCAAAGTAAACTACACTCAGCTAGCGGGAATGCACGCCTCCTACGCTGAGCAAGGTTTACGCATCATGGGCTTCCCCTGCAACCAGTTTGGAGGACAG GAACCAGGCACTGATGCCGATATTAAAGAATTTGCCAAAGGTTATAATGCAGAGTTTGACCTCTTCAGTAAGATCGAGGTGAATGGAGACAACGCTCACCCTCTGTGGAAGTGGATGAAGGCTCAGCCCAAAGGAAAGGGATCCTTTGGAAA TAATATCAAATGGAACTTCACAAAG TTTCTGATTAATAAAGAAGGACAAGTGGTGAAGAGATACGGGCCAACGGACGATCCCAGC gtggtggagaaggaCCTGCCCACGTACATGTaa
- the LOC120815942 gene encoding phospholipid hydroperoxide glutathione peroxidase-like isoform X2: protein MKPIVRLCLFDGEQQCAQVSDWQSAKSIYEFNAADIDGNEVSLEKYKGNVCIIVNVASKUGKTKVNYTQLAGMHASYAEQGLRIMGFPCNQFGGQEPGTDADIKEFAKGYNAEFDLFSKIEVNGDNAHPLWKWMKAQPKGKGSFGNNIKWNFTKFLINKEGQVVKRYGPTDDPSVVEKDLPTYM from the exons atgaaaccaaTCGTCCGCCTCTGCTTGTTTGACGGAGAACAACAA TGCGCGCAGGTGAGCGACTGGCAGAGTGCCAAGTCCATCTACGAGTTCAATGCCGCTGACATCGACGGCAACGAGGTGTCCCTCGAGAAATACAA aGGGAATGTGTGCATCATTGTGAATGTAGCCTCTAAATGAGGAAAGACCAAAGTAAACTACACTCAGCTAGCGGGAATGCACGCCTCCTACGCTGAGCAAGGTTTACGCATCATGGGCTTCCCCTGCAACCAGTTTGGAGGACAG GAACCAGGCACTGATGCCGATATTAAAGAATTTGCCAAAGGTTATAATGCAGAGTTTGACCTCTTCAGTAAGATCGAGGTGAATGGAGACAACGCTCACCCTCTGTGGAAGTGGATGAAGGCTCAGCCCAAAGGAAAGGGATCCTTTGGAAA TAATATCAAATGGAACTTCACAAAG TTTCTGATTAATAAAGAAGGACAAGTGGTGAAGAGATACGGGCCAACGGACGATCCCAGC gtggtggagaaggaCCTGCCCACGTACATGTaa